One part of the Plasmodium berghei ANKA genome assembly, chromosome: 2 genome encodes these proteins:
- a CDS encoding lysophospholipase, putative codes for MEEIELNNDELMNTKCNLDGDPKTNWFCNKNGLLLKTYGWLVKNAIGVILLIHGLKSHTRLTYMKINLKMPNNNEGLVVDNNNYYIYKDSWIENFNQNGYSVYALDLQGHGESQGWENIKGNFSCFDDLVDDVIQYMNQIQDEISNDNQTDDESNHILTTEKKRLPMYIIGHSLGGGIALRILQLLRKEQEDSINSGDASDNKKCNIMLGNSTNINEIDNDMVEDIINDMHNSNDRAIECMNNTHLVTNSNGYDSDNSCYSASSTTNAIDSGSDQDRGCYNHLDKLNIKGCITLSGMMRFKTIWNARNDSIKRFYLPAVNFMSRVAPHARISSELGYKRSKYVTNICKYDKFRNNSGIKFKCIYEIIKASITLNCNIKYMPKDVPLFFVHSKDDSICYYKGAVSFHNQANVNKKNLHIVDGMNHAITVEPGNENILKKIIEWISNLRRDDEIEDEK; via the coding sequence ATGGAAGAAATTGAATTGAATAATGATGAATTAATGAATACAAAATGTAATTTAGATGGTGATCCTAAGACAAATTGGTTctgtaataaaaatggtttacttttaaaaacatatgGGTGGCTTGTTAAAAATGCTATAGGAGTTATATTGTTAATACATGGATTAAAATCTCATACTCGATTAacttatatgaaaataaatttaaaaatgccAAATAACAATGAAGGGTTAGTAGTagacaataataattacTATATCTATAAAGATAGTTGgattgaaaattttaatcaAAATGGTTATTCAGTATATGCACTAGATTTGCAAGGGCATGGCGAATCACAAGGAtgggaaaatataaaaggcAACTTTAGTTGTTTTGATGATCTAGTTGATGATGTAATACAATATATGAATCAGATTCAAGATGAAATCTCAAATGATAATCAAACGGATGATGAATCTAACCATATATTAACaactgaaaaaaaaagactacctatgtatattattggGCATTCGTTGGGAGGAGGTATTGCTTTAAGAATATTACAATTATTAAGGAAAGAACAAGAAGATAGCATTAATTCTGGAGATGCAAGtgacaataaaaaatgtaacaTCATGTTAGGAAATTCTACTAACATTAATGAAATCGACAATGATATGGTAGAAGATATTATTAATGATATGCATAATTCTAACGATCGTGCTATAGAATGCATGAATAATACACATTTAGTTACCAATTCTAATGGTTATGATTCTGATAATTCCTGTTATAGTGCCTCTTCTACGACAAATGCTATTGATAGTGGTAGTGATCAAGATAGAGGATGCTATAATCATTTAGATAAGTTAAATATTAAAGGTTGCATAACATTATCAGGTATGATGAGatttaaaacaatatgGAATGCTAGGAACGATTCAATCAAGCGTTTTTATTTACCTGCAGTAAATTTCATGTCTCGTGTCGCGCCTCATGCACGAATTTCGTCAGAATTAGGTTATAAAAGGTCCAAATATGTtactaatatatgtaaatatgataaatttcGAAATAATAGTGGAATAAAATtcaaatgtatatatgaaattataaaagCTTCGATCACATTGAATTGTAATATTAAGTATATGCCAAAAGATGTccctttattttttgtacaTTCAAAAGATGATAgtatttgttattataaagGGGCAGTTTCATTTCATAATCAAGcaaatgttaataaaaaaaacttacATATTGTTGATGGTATGAATCATGCTATAACGGTAGAGCCAGGAAATgaaaacattttaaaaaaaattattgaatGGATTTCTAATTTAAGAAGAGATGATGAAATAGaagatgaaaaataa
- a CDS encoding fam-c protein, producing MNKRIFSLVCIALYVIFIVPTHCSEQEVSDAGNKSFSGIEEINRNDENNDIEYKHETQLKNNNPKEDNDKKKKNNKNKKKNSDDYEFFPMARSTRDEFLSTYLRMRYRT from the exons atgaataaaaggATATTTAGTTTAGTTTGCATCGCCTTGTATgtcatttttattgtacCAACACATTGCTCCGAACAGGAA GTATCTGATGCAGGAAATAAAAGCTTTAGTGGTATCGAAGAAATAAACAGAAATGACGAAAACAATGATATAGAATATAAACACGAAACGCAATTAAAGAATAACAATCCTAAAGAAGATaatgacaaaaaaaaaaaaaataataaaaataaaaaaaaaaacagcgatgattatgaattttttcCTATGGCAAGATCAACGAGGGACGAATTCCTCTCAACTTACTTGAGAATGAGGTATAGAACTTAA